One genomic region from Danio aesculapii chromosome 24, fDanAes4.1, whole genome shotgun sequence encodes:
- the inhbaa gene encoding inhibin subunit beta Aa, whose amino-acid sequence MSPLPLLSGILLLLIQSCSLSAMVTKGSLPMSEQQAGATVCPSCALARFRKGVSESEDEGAQQDVVEAVKRHILNMLHLQERPNITHPVPRAALLNAIRKVHVGRVGKDGSVLIEDEASNRAETEQAEQTEIITFAETGEAPGIVNFLISKEGGEMSVVDQANVWIFLRLPKGNRTRANVTIRLLLQQGAGEKFLAEKSVDTRRSGWHTFPASQSVQSLLQHGGSTLSLRVSCPLCADARATPVLVSPGGSEREQSHRPFLMAVVRQMDELSLRRRRKRGLECDGKARVCCKRQFYVNFKDIGWNDWIIAPSGYHANYCEGDCASNVASITGNSLSFHSTVISHYRIRGYSPFTNIKSCCVPTRLRAMSMLYYNEEQKIVKKDIQNMIVEECGCS is encoded by the exons ATGTCCCCTCTGCCTCTACTGAGCGGGATCCTCCTGCTGCTAATCCAGTCCTGCTCCCTGAGTGCCATGGTCACCAAAGGGAGCCTGCCGATGTCCGAACAGCAGGCAGGCGCCACGGTCTGTCCATCCTGCGCGCTGGCGAGATTTCGAAAAGGTGTTTCGGAGAGCGAGGACGAGGGTGCTCAGCAAGACGTGGTTGAGGCAGTGAAGAGGCACATACTTAACATGCTGCACCTGCAAGAGCGACCCAACATCACACACCCGGTGCCTCGTGCTGCGCTCCTCAATGCCATCCGTAAGGTGCACGTGGGACGGGTGGGCAAGGACGGCAGTGTCCTGATTGAGGACGAGGCCAGCAACCGCGCCGAGACCGAACAGGCAGAACAGACGGAGATCATCACGTTCGCTGAAACCG GCGAAGCTCCAGGCATAGTCAACTTTCTCATCTCCAAGGAAGGCGGTGAGATGTCTGTGGTGGACCAAGCCAACGTCTGGATCTTCCTTCGACTGCCGAAAGGCAACCGCACACGCGCTAACGTCACCATCCGGCTGCTCCTGCAGCAGGGCGCCGGGGAGAAATTCCTGGCAGAGAAATCCGTGGACACGCGGCGCAGCGGCTGGCATACATTTCCAGCATCGCAGAGCGTGCAGTCGTTGCTGCAGCACGGGGGAAGCACACTGAGTCTGCGCGTCTCCTGCCCGCTGTGTGCTGACGCCCGGGCCACGCCGGTGCTGGTGTCTCCGGGAGGCAGCGAGCGCGAGCAATCCCATCGGCCGTTTCTCATGGCCGTGGTGCGACAGATGGACGAGCTCTCCCTGAGGAGACGCCGCAAGAGAGGCCTGGAATGCGACGGCAAGGCCCGTGTCTGCTGCAAGCGGCAATTTTACGTAAACTTCAAGGACATCGGCTGGAACGACTGGATCATCGCTCCGTCGGGGTACCACGCCAACTACTGCGAAGGTGACTGCGCCAGCAACGTGGCCAGCATCACCGGCAACTCGCTGTCCTTCCACTCCACGGTCATCAGCCACTACCGTATCCGAGGGTACAGCCCTTTCACCAACATCAAGTCCTGCTGCGTCCCCACGCGTCTGCGAGCCATGTCCATGCTCTACTACAACGAGGAGCAGAAAATCGTCAAAAAGGACATCCAGAACATGATTGTAGAAGAATGCGGCTGCTCGTAA